ATCTCCCTGTGATTCATCCTCTCAAATCCTGTTTTCCTCACATTTTTTCATGGTAAGGGCCCATTAAACCCAAAGCTTTAATTCTCAGCTGCTGAAAACACCCAGCTCCTCTTCATTTGAGGGCAGGAAGAGCCAAACTCTCTCAGGAAGCAACTGCAAGATATTTGGACTCCATGCTCCTGGAGCCATAAAGGagatggccaaaaaaaaaaaaaaaaaaaaaaagcctctctcTTCTAGCAGTCCAAATGTTCAGGGCGCGCCACTCACATGTACGTTAGCAGCCAACACTCACCCCGTGTTTCCAGGGCACCAAGTGAACTTGCTGCGTGCTCACAAAGagctgcattatttttttttttcaggtggtaTACTAAGTCACCGAGAGGTTGtctgaggtcacccagctgggaGGCAGAGCAGCCTGGATTTAAACTCAGGTGTCCAAGCTCATGCTGCCTGTTAGACCCGAAGACGAGGCAGAAGAGGAGCACGGCTAGGGGTCGTTCCCTCTGGCCTGCCCCAGGTTGGCTGCGATACCCACCCACTCTGGCAGAAAGGCTGCCTGTGGCTTAAAGATCATGTCTAAGGGGGAGTTGGGCAGGGTGAAATTGGCCAGGTAGATGGTGTTCCCACCTGTAAGGTAGGCAGCCCAGATCCCAAAGGTGCCCACTGTGATGACGGTGTGGTTACACTGGATGAGCAGCGCAAAGTCCCTGGCAGGTGAGCCCTGCTGGCCGTTGCCGGCGAACACCACGTCCCGGAGGGAGCCGTTGATGTTCTGCCGGCACCAGGCCATGTCGTCACTCGTGATCACGAAGACCGGGCTGCGGTAGCGGGTCCGAAACCAGTCCAAGGCCTGCTGCAGGTAGCCCTGGTCGGCCAGCACGCCCTTCCACACCCTTGGCATGACATGGACATAGTCCCCACGGCGCACGTGGACCCCTACGAAGGTGGCCTGCCCGGCCCACTTGGCCTGCAGATCCCGCAGAAAATTCTGGGCCTCCTCCCGCACGTGGTCGTGCAGGGTGAACTCCTGGAGGATCTCGGCGCGCAGGTGGTGGTAGAAGGTCCAGGAGCAGGGGTAGCCGGTGAGGCGCACGTACTCCCCTGGGATGTGGCGGTACTGGTCCTCCATCCAGTCGTTCAGTGGGTAGTTCTCCCAGGGGATCCTGCTGGCCGTGGTGTCGTGCAGGACAGGGAGGGTGATTCTGAAGATGGGGGCCAGAGTGCTGTGCATCTGGGGTGGGATGAAGGCTGGCCGCCCATTCATCTTGGCCAAGGCATACAGGGTGGCGTACTCCCCCATCTGGTTCCCCAGGCGGCCTTTGGAGTTGATGGTGAACATGCCCCCGCTGGGCAGGTGTCTGGAGACCAGGACCACATGACCCTGGTAGGCCCAGGGGATGGGCACCAGAGCCAGGCGCTGGTGGCAGTGGAAGATGGCAGACACCACGAAGATgacaaagaggaagaagatggtGGACAAGGAAGGGCAAGTGGCCCGGAGGAGTTTCATGGTGgctgcagggcagagagaggaaggactgAAGTCGGGGGGGATGGCTGGGTGGGCAGGAGGTTCATTCGCTCACTCAGCCCCTCCATGTATATCTAGTGGCCTCCATTGTGGAGGTCTAAGAGCACAGACCCTGGGCCTGTTTggcctgggtctgaatcccagtTCCACCCCTTACCAGTGCTGTGTGACTTTAgtcaagttacttcacctctctgaatccGTTTCCTTGCCCATTAAACACGAAGATTAGGTCAAAACACTTCAAAGTGCCAATATTCAACCATATTTTACCTACACAAACAGCCATTTCATATGGTCTAACCTGACAGAACTACCTTACAGGTAGTGACATTTGTAACATTTTTAGGACAGTGCCAAGCACACAAGAAGTATTCAGTAAGTGCAAAATAAATACGTCTAGAGTATTTACTACATGAATCCTCACTCCTGGGGAGCTCAGTCTGTTAAGGCTGTGTAGTATGGAGGTTCAGAGCACAGACTGAGGCCAGACAGCCCAGCTTTGCATGTgggtcctgcctcctcctggcggGGCACCTCAGAGTACGTTAgttaagcctcagtctcctctgtaaaatggggttaaccACAGCCCCTGCTGAGCTGCACTGGGAAGGGCCCCTCCCAGGGTAAGAGCTAAGTGTTTCCTGCCACTGTTGGTGGACGTGGTGGATTCAAGCTGGCTGCAGACCCTTTGACGGTCCTTCCCTTGAGTCTGGGCGGGCCTGTGACTGCCTCAGCCAATcaaatatggcagaagtgatgctgggCCCTTTCTAGACCAGGACTTCAGGGACTGGCAgttcccacctcctgcctccgTCACATTCTCTGAGCTGCCACCTCAAGCTGCCtacatttaacttttatattcaCATCTGTgatatttatgtctttatattacatctttttttttttttctggtaaccACTTCATTTAGATAATATTCAAATGctatataattcacccatttaaagtgtacaatagCTTTCCGTATATTCACATAGCTGGGCAACAATCATAATTAATTGCAGAAaattttatcaccccaaaaaggaACCCTGCACACCTTAGCCATTCTCACCCCAATCTTCCCATCCTCCCGCCTCCTCCTTCcaactaatctactttctatctctgtggatttacctaGCCTGCACGCTGCATGTAAGTGAATTGTACAAGTGGCTCTTCGTGATTggattctttcactcagtgtcccatgtccaaggttcatccatgttgcagcatttGTGAGGATGTCACTGGTTTCTTTTCACAGCCGACTGATGTTCCATTGCACGGATATGCCTCATTTTATTATCAGTTCATCGGCTGCTGGACACATGGGCAACGCCATGGGGCTATcaggaataatgctgctgtgaacacgcaCATACGAACCTCTGTGTGGACCCAAGTTTTCATATCCCTCCAGTATTtccctaggagtggaattgctgagtcatatgataaCTAaataactctgtgtttaacagtTCCAGGAACCGCAGACTGTTCTCCAAGTACCTGCctcattttccattcccaccagcagcctATGAGGGTTCTGacttcttcacatccttgccaacacacACACTACAGTCTGTCTTTTGGATCACAGTGGGCGTGCCGTGCGATCTCAGTGAGGCCTATACATTTGAACCCACCAAGATCCCCATCCAGCTCCCGCCCCGACTTCACTGGGCTCTGACTGGGCTccatgaacctcagtttccccatccttgTAATGGGGTGGATAATCCCTTCTTCTGGCTTGCTTCTTTTTGAGTCAgcctctcctccagctctcccctgggctcccagaAACAGTCTTTTCACTCCGGGTCCCCAGTGTGTCCTGACCCGCTttgtcctctcccttcctctgttccCCTGACGACCCACCATGGAGTGTGACCTGAGCAGCTGCACAAGTCCTGAGACCCAAAGTGACCTGCTCTGTGTCCGGCTCTGCTCGCACCAGCTAGAAATTCTCCACAAATTTGAGAAAGGCAGTCTggcttttcattttgtactgaGCTCTGCAAAGCAGATAGTCTGGCAGCCACCTCTGTCCTCGAGTATTAAGagctccctctcctggcctcacaTCAGCCTGCACAACTGAAAGGCCACTGAAAATAATGACTCAAGGTTGATGCTTCTGTGGTTCCTGCCtggagccaggcactgttttcaGTGCTTATATCCTGCTCCACAATTCCTTATCTGCCACTTTCCTGAAGATCAGTGACAAAGCCCAACCGGAATAGAACTCGTCTGGGAACAAATCTGGCCTAAAGAGACCTGCAGCTGTTCCTAGACTTGACTTATCCTGGTGTGACTGCCCACATGTTTTGCTGCAGAAACAATGTTTGATTATGGGATGCCACCCAAACTGCGCTGGGGGAGCTGCGTGATATATAACCTATGCACCCCACAAGGGCCTGAAACACGGGTTCTGTAACATGTCTGGTCCAAAGAGTTTCAGATACGAGACTGTAAGCCTGTCCTGGCTCATTTGGTCCTCACGATTTTCCACGAGGAAGGTACATTTTTAAgcccatttaacagataaggaaactactgcacagagaggttaagaaactcgCTTTGGGTCACACAGGTAGGAAAGAGGGGGAGCCTAGATTTGAACAGACAGTGATTCAGGAATCCGTGCTCTTAATTATGGTCCTTGATTTTTCCGTTTGTCCTGAGGGCGCACACGCCGAGAAACTCTCCTTCCAGTTACTCAGGGGTTGACCTGCCTGGCCTTGTGGGGCCTCTGTGATTTCGGTGACACCAAGGTAGGGATAAAAGATCTGTGGAAGCCCAGAGGTGAGGGTCCCACCCTGCTGAGCCCACTTCAGAGCTGGTCCCTGGGAGATCCTGCCTCCTTTCTGGGGCGCTGTGAGGGTAAAGGTGCCTGATACTTGAGGAATCCCCACACATGTCCCCTTCTCAACTCTGGGAAtgtttcctctctgctctgcctgcttGTACACCCCCTGCCAGCCACATTCCGGGGTGCTAATCACCTCAGGCAGCACAGGctattaaaaacaacagtgaGGAAGCAAGCTTCCCTCCAGGGAACCTTAGCTTTAGAAACTTCTTGCAGGTGCGCAGGAATAAAGTGAGCCCTAAACCTTCCTCCTGAGTTTCTCTGGC
This region of Camelus ferus isolate YT-003-E chromosome 9, BCGSAC_Cfer_1.0, whole genome shotgun sequence genomic DNA includes:
- the LOC102522586 gene encoding galactoside 2-alpha-L-fucosyltransferase 2 isoform X2 → MKLLRATCPSLSTIFFLFVIFVVSAIFHCHQRLALVPIPWAYQGHVVLVSRHLPSGGMFTINSKGRLGNQMGEYATLYALAKMNGRPAFIPPQMHSTLAPIFRITLPVLHDTTASRIPWENYPLNDWMEDQYRHIPGEYVRLTGYPCSWTFYHHLRAEILQEFTLHDHVREEAQNFLRDLQAKWAGQATFVGVHVRRGDYVHVMPRVWKGVLADQGYLQQALDWFRTRYRSPVFVITSDDMAWCRQNINGSLRDVVFAGNGQQGSPARDFALLIQCNHTVITVGTFGIWAAYLTGGNTIYLANFTLPNSPLDMIFKPQAAFLPEWVGIAANLGQARGNDP
- the LOC102522586 gene encoding galactoside 2-alpha-L-fucosyltransferase 2 isoform X1; this translates as MGTLWVPKNGPLAATPPKTVWDVSIVTLQGPAARQSQAGWPSRLKAATMKLLRATCPSLSTIFFLFVIFVVSAIFHCHQRLALVPIPWAYQGHVVLVSRHLPSGGMFTINSKGRLGNQMGEYATLYALAKMNGRPAFIPPQMHSTLAPIFRITLPVLHDTTASRIPWENYPLNDWMEDQYRHIPGEYVRLTGYPCSWTFYHHLRAEILQEFTLHDHVREEAQNFLRDLQAKWAGQATFVGVHVRRGDYVHVMPRVWKGVLADQGYLQQALDWFRTRYRSPVFVITSDDMAWCRQNINGSLRDVVFAGNGQQGSPARDFALLIQCNHTVITVGTFGIWAAYLTGGNTIYLANFTLPNSPLDMIFKPQAAFLPEWVGIAANLGQARGNDP